The following proteins are co-located in the Triplophysa dalaica isolate WHDGS20190420 chromosome 2, ASM1584641v1, whole genome shotgun sequence genome:
- the LOC130410413 gene encoding OX-2 membrane glycoprotein-like: MPQLHLLIILSFVSGAHLSVIIARGDTSVEFGGDTSLSCALSNPSGVKQVSWERVRAGDDAETLATFSERYKDYVHQEYVGKVIITSSFNSSSIVIKNVTFEDEACYICSFKLYPSGPKRETLCLTVKGISEIKASVQPASGSDVTVSCLATGKPTPILQWKSTEKDQNLHLSWSNNTRVNSDGSNTTTSYLKLPISQFHGKSVECVAQSDNVEKSYQISLSGKNDEVTYNTSRSYFTTVLALIFMLIIIFVITLICLYKRLHGTRLRKISLSVDSLQKPVVIDCFLEC; the protein is encoded by the exons ATGCCTCAGCTGCACCTCTTGATCATTTTAAGCTTCGTAAGTGGAG CTCATCTTTCAGTTATCATTGCACGAGGAGACACGTCGGTAGAGTTCGGTGGTGATACTTCACTTTCCTGCGCGCTCTCGAACCCGTCTGGAGTCAAACAGGTGTCCTGGGAGCGAGTGCGCGCCGGTGATGATGCTGAAACTCTGGCTACGTTCAGCGAGCGCTACAAGGATTATGTTCACCAAGAGTATGTCGGAAAAGTCATCATCACGTCGTCATTTAATTCTTCGTCTATCGTGATCAAAAACGTAACATTTGAGGACGAGGCCTGCTACATTTGTTCCTTCAAATTGTATCCATCAGGACCTAAACGGGAAACATTGTGCCTCACTGTTAAAG GTATATCGGAAATTAAAGCATCAGTCCAACCTGCATCCGGTTCTGATGTTACAGTGTCATGTTTAGCCACGGGTAAACCCACGCCAATACTCCAGTGGAAATCCACAGAGAAAGACCAAAACCTCCATCTCTCTTGGTCGAATAATACAAGGGTCAACAGTGACGGTTCAAACACTACTACAAGCTACCTCAAACTACCTATATCACAGTTTCATGGGAAAAGTGTTGAATGTGTGGCGCAGAGTGACAATGTGGAGAAAAGCTACCAGATCTCCTTGTCTGGAAAAAATGATGAAG TGACCTATAATACATCAAGGAGCTATTTCACTACAGTTTTGGCCCTCATTTTCATgcttattataatttttgtaatAACTCTCATCTGTCTTTACAAGAGACTTCATG GAACCCGTTTAAGGAAGATATCTCTTTCTGTAGATTCACTTCAGAAACCAGTTGTAATAGATTGTTTCTTGGAATGTTAA